In Halalkalibaculum roseum, a single window of DNA contains:
- a CDS encoding DUF4174 domain-containing protein codes for MLAKILLNATLISLLFPYMMLAQNESEFQLSDYRWENRLLLVFAPSQENDDYQKQLEELNSNREGVLDRDLKIVHLFSDDASNIDGQQIDDKSTEDIYKKYEVTPGQYTVILIGKDGTVKLRTGNLLTNKEVFGLIDSMPMRQREMREQGE; via the coding sequence ATGCTTGCCAAAATTCTTTTAAATGCGACATTAATTTCTTTACTGTTTCCGTACATGATGCTGGCCCAGAATGAGAGTGAATTTCAATTGTCTGACTATCGATGGGAAAATCGGCTGTTGCTCGTTTTTGCCCCCTCACAGGAAAATGACGATTACCAAAAACAGTTAGAAGAACTGAACAGTAATAGGGAGGGAGTGCTCGATCGGGATCTCAAAATTGTTCATTTATTCAGTGATGATGCATCAAATATTGACGGTCAGCAAATTGATGATAAGAGTACGGAAGACATATACAAAAAGTATGAGGTAACACCGGGGCAATACACTGTCATCCTAATTGGAAAAGACGGTACTGTAAAGCTTAGAACAGGTAATTTACTAACGAATAAGGAAGTGTTTGGTCTAATAGATAGCATGCCGATGCGGCAGCGCGAGATGCGCGAACAAGGTGAATGA
- a CDS encoding C39 family peptidase, whose translation MKAAIPLNILPQPDDSTCGPTSLHTIYSYYGDDISLQQVIDEVETLEEGGTLGCLLANHALSRGYRATIYTYNLNMFDPTWFGHEQFFIKNKLELQSQHKQNPKLLTATTAYTTFLDQGGKLKYEVLKPALIRRYLNKRIPILTGLSSTFLYGSMREHGENMDYDDLRGEPSGHFVVLNGYDKSRRTISVADPLHTNPLGEGPLYETGIDRLINAILLGIVTYDANLIIITPESEE comes from the coding sequence ATGAAAGCCGCCATCCCACTAAACATACTGCCTCAGCCCGACGACAGTACCTGCGGGCCAACCAGTTTACATACTATCTATTCCTACTATGGGGATGACATTTCCCTGCAGCAGGTTATCGACGAGGTAGAAACCCTGGAGGAGGGAGGTACGCTTGGTTGTCTGCTTGCCAATCATGCACTGAGCCGTGGTTACCGGGCAACAATCTATACCTATAACCTGAATATGTTTGATCCGACATGGTTCGGTCATGAACAGTTTTTTATCAAAAATAAACTTGAGCTGCAGTCCCAACACAAACAGAACCCAAAACTGCTGACGGCAACGACTGCTTATACTACTTTTTTAGACCAGGGCGGGAAATTAAAATACGAGGTCTTGAAGCCTGCATTGATCCGCAGGTATTTGAATAAGCGCATCCCGATTTTAACCGGTCTCAGTTCTACCTTTCTCTATGGCAGCATGAGAGAGCATGGAGAAAATATGGATTATGATGATCTGCGTGGAGAACCCTCAGGTCACTTTGTGGTGCTCAACGGTTATGATAAAAGCAGACGCACCATCTCAGTTGCCGATCCGCTGCACACCAATCCGCTGGGTGAAGGTCCTCTCTATGAAACTGGGATAGACCGCCTGATTAATGCCATCTTGCTGGGAATTGTTACCTACGATGCTAATCTTATAATTATCACACCTGAATCAGAAGAATAG
- a CDS encoding RimK family protein, whose product MKNIVVVNNPANWSLELPGVEVVSARSYLSDGLYSKMRRARVFNLCRSYKYQSNGYYVSLLAEARGHRPLPGIMAIEDIKSQTMVRFVSEELDKEIQKALKHIVSDDFTLSIYFGKNLAGRYDKLSRQLFMQFQAPLLRAQFVRLNDHWNLHAISPISANEIPQDHKPFVIEVARKYFEGRRLPGVKKDDTRFDLAILRSEKESFPPSDEKAIQKFIRAAENLDFYVEVIGKEDYGRLAEFDALFIRETTSVSHHTYRFARRAAAEGLVVMDDPESILKCTNKVYLAELLNRNGIAAPKTLIVSEDNSGRIEPEIGLPCILKQPDSSFSQGVVKAENRQQLKEMLVKLFNTSDLLIAQEFLPTDYDWRVGILNGEPLFVCKYYMARKHWQIYERSKDGKTYSGKAESLPVNEAPEAVLKTALHAANLIGNGLYGVDLKQVGGKVYVIEINDNPSIDSGFEDVILKDALYNKIMKEFLRRIEVKKSPNRN is encoded by the coding sequence ATGAAGAATATCGTAGTGGTAAATAATCCGGCCAACTGGTCGCTGGAATTGCCCGGTGTGGAAGTGGTGTCGGCAAGGTCTTACTTATCGGATGGACTCTACAGTAAAATGAGACGGGCACGGGTTTTCAATTTATGTCGCTCCTATAAATATCAAAGTAACGGGTATTATGTTTCTCTGCTGGCAGAAGCGAGAGGGCATCGACCCCTTCCCGGAATCATGGCTATCGAGGATATCAAATCTCAAACCATGGTCCGCTTCGTTTCTGAAGAGCTTGACAAGGAAATACAGAAAGCACTGAAGCATATTGTTTCTGATGATTTTACACTCAGCATCTATTTCGGTAAAAATTTAGCGGGACGTTATGACAAGCTATCCAGGCAGTTGTTTATGCAATTCCAGGCTCCATTGCTCCGGGCACAATTTGTTCGTTTAAATGACCACTGGAATCTTCATGCCATTTCGCCCATTTCGGCCAATGAAATCCCGCAAGACCACAAACCTTTTGTTATTGAAGTGGCTCGCAAATACTTTGAGGGTCGCAGATTGCCTGGAGTAAAAAAGGATGATACCCGTTTTGACCTAGCTATACTAAGAAGTGAGAAAGAAAGCTTTCCACCATCCGACGAGAAAGCCATTCAAAAATTCATCCGGGCAGCAGAGAACCTGGACTTTTATGTTGAGGTCATTGGGAAAGAGGATTACGGGAGGCTTGCCGAATTTGACGCACTTTTCATTCGCGAGACAACGAGTGTAAGCCATCATACATATAGATTTGCCAGACGTGCCGCTGCAGAAGGTCTGGTGGTGATGGACGATCCGGAATCCATACTTAAATGTACCAATAAGGTGTATCTGGCTGAACTGCTTAATCGAAACGGCATCGCTGCCCCGAAGACCTTGATTGTGAGCGAGGATAACAGCGGTAGGATAGAACCCGAAATTGGTCTCCCCTGTATTTTGAAACAGCCTGACAGTTCCTTTTCCCAGGGAGTTGTAAAGGCAGAAAATCGTCAGCAGCTAAAAGAGATGCTGGTTAAACTTTTTAATACTTCCGATCTGTTGATTGCCCAGGAATTTCTGCCTACCGATTACGATTGGCGCGTTGGAATATTAAATGGGGAACCGCTATTTGTGTGCAAATATTATATGGCCCGGAAGCATTGGCAGATCTATGAAAGATCTAAAGACGGGAAAACCTATTCCGGTAAAGCAGAATCACTTCCTGTGAATGAAGCTCCCGAGGCGGTTTTGAAAACAGCTTTACATGCTGCCAATCTAATCGGAAACGGTTTGTACGGAGTGGATCTCAAGCAGGTGGGTGGAAAGGTTTATGTAATTGAGATAAATGATAACCCCAGTATCGATTCCGGCTTTGAAGATGTCATATTGAAAGATGCCCTCTACAATAAGATCATGAAGGAATTTCTTAGGCGAATAGAAGTGAAAAAATCCCCTAACCGTAATTGA